A DNA window from Chryseobacterium sp. MEBOG06 contains the following coding sequences:
- a CDS encoding VOC family protein produces MKLASLRIITKDIKQTVSFYEKAVGLTGQWYTEDFAELSASSITIAIGSTRTMKLFGENLTESTGNKTTIIEFLVADVDAEYERIKKLTTDIVQEPTTMPWGNRSLLFQDPDGNLINFFTPVTAEAIQKFS; encoded by the coding sequence ATGAAACTTGCCTCACTAAGGATTATTACAAAAGACATTAAGCAAACGGTATCATTTTATGAAAAAGCAGTTGGCTTAACCGGTCAGTGGTATACTGAAGATTTTGCCGAATTATCCGCCAGCTCTATCACCATAGCCATTGGAAGTACCCGAACCATGAAACTATTTGGTGAAAATCTTACAGAATCAACAGGAAATAAAACCACAATCATAGAGTTTCTTGTTGCTGACGTAGATGCAGAATATGAAAGGATCAAAAAACTCACAACTGACATTGTACAGGAGCCTACAACTATGCCATGGGGAAACCGGTCTCTTCTGTTTCAGGATCCGGACGGGAATCTGATTAATTTTTTCACACCGGTGACTGCGGAAGCAATTCAAAAGTTTAGCTAA
- a CDS encoding efflux RND transporter periplasmic adaptor subunit — protein MDTKIVKKKSKLKFVLGGLALLTMISLSGVYFISEKKTYNVSAADIQMDEVTQGKFEDMLMVTAQTQSLNSSLVNVLEGGAVKEIFAEDGQILTKGQPIARVYNPNTEFTYMNQETGIMQQISQMRSTLLELKNQELAQDKELLQAQNDYNTALQNFNLQKRLYDAEIGKKTDYDISTQNLTYQKQRKSIVEKGFSTEKNSRNAQMASISSSIGQMDKSLQILRSNKNNFLILAPASGRLSSFSISIGENLTNGQSIGKIDLMDGYKMVAKIDEYYINKLQNGIKGILDNDGKLYNVVITKILPEVKDGQFLAELNFTDKKPDNLKIGMTFGLKLKLSADTRSTMIPKGNFFKETNGKWVFVVKGDKAEKRTISIGRENPLYYEVISGLKEGETIITSDYSDLKKYEIIEIKK, from the coding sequence ATGGATACGAAAATAGTAAAAAAGAAATCGAAATTAAAATTTGTTTTAGGCGGATTGGCCCTATTGACAATGATATCGTTGTCCGGCGTGTACTTTATCAGTGAGAAAAAAACATATAATGTTTCCGCTGCAGATATTCAGATGGACGAGGTTACCCAGGGGAAATTTGAAGATATGCTGATGGTGACAGCACAGACCCAATCTCTTAATTCTTCACTGGTCAATGTACTGGAGGGAGGAGCGGTGAAGGAAATCTTTGCTGAAGACGGTCAGATCCTCACTAAAGGACAGCCTATTGCGAGAGTGTATAATCCTAATACCGAATTTACTTACATGAATCAGGAAACAGGAATTATGCAGCAGATCAGCCAGATGAGAAGCACCCTTCTCGAACTGAAAAATCAGGAACTGGCTCAGGATAAAGAATTGCTGCAGGCTCAAAATGATTATAATACGGCGCTGCAGAATTTTAATCTTCAGAAACGGCTTTATGACGCAGAGATTGGAAAAAAGACAGATTATGACATCAGTACGCAAAATCTTACCTATCAGAAACAGAGAAAATCTATCGTAGAGAAAGGATTTTCTACAGAAAAAAACTCCAGGAATGCTCAGATGGCGTCTATAAGCAGCTCAATAGGGCAGATGGATAAGAGCCTTCAGATCTTGCGTTCCAATAAAAACAATTTTCTGATTCTGGCACCGGCTTCCGGAAGACTTTCATCGTTCAGCATCTCAATAGGAGAAAACCTTACCAATGGACAAAGTATAGGGAAGATTGATTTGATGGACGGATATAAAATGGTAGCTAAAATAGATGAGTATTATATCAATAAACTTCAGAACGGAATCAAAGGGATCCTTGATAATGATGGTAAGCTTTATAATGTGGTAATTACTAAAATCCTGCCGGAAGTAAAAGACGGACAGTTTTTGGCGGAGCTTAATTTTACAGATAAAAAACCTGACAACCTGAAAATAGGAATGACCTTCGGATTGAAATTAAAGCTTTCAGCAGATACCCGGAGTACCATGATCCCCAAAGGGAACTTCTTTAAAGAGACCAATGGAAAATGGGTATTTGTAGTGAAAGGAGATAAAGCAGAAAAAAGAACAATAAGTATCGGCAGAGAAAATCCGCTGTACTATGAAGTAATATCAGGACTCAAAGAAGGAGAGACCATTATTACATCAGATTATTCAGACTTGAAAAAATATGAAATCATTGAGATTAAAAAGTAA
- a CDS encoding sensor histidine kinase translates to MSKTKYLWLIYNLLAIVSGITSYHFFSEKKWFNAVLFAVLMIAFTALVYTSLMAQISKANKVISSIRRKDFSLFPKEEGAELLENSVRLYYQSKEEQFSLSSYKLLYESILDQLETGLMILSEKEEFWNVFYVNSTFLNTLQVPKYNRWDLYAEKVPEFYRIIEDTNYKSSQEFFDISIHGNSKQSFSLRTKQVRSTQHHFYIITLESVQKIIEQKEKLAWNNLMKVISHELLNTLTPVNSLIQNLEYISNQETIDKEDQQEMKESLMIINSKSKQLLNFVDHYRQVAELPKPVLAPISLKKISESAANFLKPEFERYNIMMVSEIEDFIVSADEKMIERSLINLYLNAIYAVSEKEQKMIKTTVRSNNNRIIISIADNGSGIIPGIKDKIFLPFFTTRANGSGIGLTLAKSIMEAHGGYLNYRALEEGSCFELWFVE, encoded by the coding sequence ATGAGTAAAACAAAGTATCTGTGGCTGATCTACAACCTGCTGGCTATCGTTAGTGGAATCACGAGTTATCATTTCTTTTCAGAAAAAAAATGGTTCAATGCTGTTCTTTTTGCCGTACTCATGATTGCTTTTACAGCATTGGTCTATACATCACTCATGGCCCAGATTTCAAAAGCAAACAAGGTGATTTCCTCTATCAGGAGAAAAGATTTTTCGTTATTTCCAAAGGAAGAAGGAGCAGAACTTTTAGAAAACAGCGTCCGGCTATATTATCAAAGCAAGGAAGAACAATTCTCTTTGTCTTCTTATAAGCTTCTCTATGAAAGTATACTGGATCAGCTGGAAACCGGGCTTATGATCCTCTCTGAAAAAGAAGAGTTCTGGAATGTATTTTATGTGAACAGCACTTTCCTCAATACTCTTCAGGTTCCCAAATACAACCGGTGGGATCTGTATGCCGAAAAAGTTCCTGAATTTTATAGGATTATCGAAGATACCAATTACAAGAGTTCACAGGAATTTTTTGACATTTCTATTCACGGGAATTCTAAACAGTCGTTCTCTCTGAGAACTAAACAGGTCAGAAGTACTCAGCATCATTTTTATATTATTACGCTGGAATCTGTACAAAAGATTATCGAACAAAAAGAAAAACTGGCATGGAACAATCTGATGAAAGTGATTTCCCATGAGCTCCTGAATACGCTTACTCCCGTCAACAGCCTGATTCAAAACCTGGAGTACATCAGCAACCAGGAAACCATCGATAAGGAAGATCAGCAGGAAATGAAAGAAAGCCTGATGATTATCAATTCAAAATCAAAACAGCTTCTGAATTTTGTAGATCACTACCGTCAGGTTGCAGAATTGCCCAAACCCGTTCTGGCTCCTATTTCACTGAAAAAAATCTCTGAATCTGCCGCTAATTTCCTGAAACCTGAGTTTGAAAGATACAATATCATGATGGTTTCGGAAATAGAAGATTTTATAGTGTCTGCGGATGAAAAGATGATTGAGCGAAGTCTGATCAATCTCTATCTCAATGCAATTTATGCCGTCTCAGAAAAGGAACAAAAGATGATCAAAACAACCGTTAGATCCAATAACAACCGGATTATCATCAGTATTGCTGATAACGGCTCAGGAATTATTCCTGGTATTAAAGATAAAATATTCCTTCCTTTTTTTACAACGAGAGCCAACGGATCGGGGATTGGATTAACACTGGCTAAAAGTATCATGGAAGCTCATGGCGGATATCTTAATTACAGAGCCCTGGAAGAAGGAAGTTGTTTTGAATTGTGGTTTGTAGAATAA
- a CDS encoding sigma-54-dependent transcriptional regulator: protein MRKKEAHILIVDDDEDILFSARVWLKKFFSEVSCLSKPAQILKFMTENQVDAVVLDMNFRKGFESGQDGLYWMNEIKTLEPHLPIILMTAYGEVELAVEALKNGASDFILKPWNNEKLYASVNLAVDISRKNRKLSQWENVSQKNSQYQLESHSSKMKEVLEQISKVAPTDANILLLGENGTGKYVLAESIHEQSERKNQPFVHIDLGSISENLFESELFGYKKGAFTDAHQDYTGKIENAQNGTVFLDEIGNLPLQLQTKLLSLIQNRKLSRIGESKERLLDVRFIFATNENLKKAVAEHRFRQDLYYRINTVEIQIPALRERQEDIELLTHYFLDRYKQKYHKPNLVLTEDLLSGLKNYPWPGNIRELDHCLERSVILSNESNLHLLMPQHEEHENTIVNLNIEEMEEILIRKALKKHTGNISLAAEDLGLSRAALYRRMEKFGL, encoded by the coding sequence ATGCGTAAAAAAGAAGCCCATATTCTGATTGTAGATGATGATGAAGACATTCTCTTCTCCGCCAGAGTCTGGCTTAAAAAGTTTTTTTCAGAAGTCAGCTGCCTCAGTAAACCTGCTCAGATTTTAAAATTCATGACGGAAAATCAGGTGGATGCCGTGGTACTGGATATGAATTTCAGAAAAGGCTTTGAAAGCGGCCAGGACGGTCTATATTGGATGAATGAGATCAAAACCCTGGAACCTCATCTTCCCATTATTCTGATGACGGCTTATGGAGAGGTGGAACTGGCGGTAGAAGCTTTAAAGAACGGAGCTTCCGATTTTATTCTAAAGCCCTGGAACAATGAGAAGCTATACGCCTCCGTTAATCTCGCCGTAGATATTTCACGGAAAAACAGAAAACTCAGCCAATGGGAAAACGTAAGTCAGAAAAACAGCCAATATCAATTGGAAAGCCACTCTTCAAAAATGAAGGAAGTTCTTGAGCAGATCAGCAAAGTAGCCCCTACAGATGCTAATATCCTGCTGTTAGGAGAAAACGGAACGGGAAAATATGTCTTGGCAGAGTCTATCCATGAACAGTCTGAACGGAAAAATCAACCTTTTGTTCATATTGACCTGGGAAGTATTTCTGAAAATCTTTTTGAATCTGAGTTATTTGGATATAAAAAAGGTGCATTTACTGATGCTCATCAGGATTATACCGGAAAAATTGAAAATGCCCAAAACGGAACTGTATTTCTGGATGAGATCGGAAATTTACCCCTTCAGCTTCAGACAAAACTTCTGAGCCTGATTCAGAACAGGAAATTATCCAGAATTGGAGAGTCTAAAGAACGTTTACTGGATGTCCGTTTTATTTTTGCCACCAATGAAAATCTTAAAAAAGCAGTTGCTGAGCACCGTTTCCGGCAAGATTTGTATTACAGGATCAATACGGTGGAAATTCAGATTCCTGCTTTAAGAGAAAGGCAGGAGGATATTGAACTGCTTACACATTATTTTCTGGACCGTTATAAACAGAAATACCATAAACCCAATCTTGTCCTCACGGAAGATTTATTATCCGGTCTCAAAAATTATCCCTGGCCCGGCAATATCCGGGAACTGGATCACTGCCTGGAAAGAAGTGTCATTCTATCCAATGAAAGTAATCTTCACCTATTAATGCCTCAACATGAAGAACATGAGAACACTATTGTGAATCTTAATATCGAAGAAATGGAAGAAATCCTGATCAGAAAAGCTTTGAAAAAACATACCGGGAATATTTCTCTAGCAGCAGAAGATCTGGGCCTTTCAAGGGCGGCTCTGTACAGGAGAATGGAGAAATTCGGGTTATAA